The window CCTCGTATTCTATGAATTTTATTGCCATAGGCTAAGTCTGCATAATAGGCTGTGATGAAACTTAGTGGTACTAATGGTGTTAAGACCCCTAAACGTTTTGTTTTACGATAACGTGATATGAAGCCAACAAGGCTAACTATGTAAAAATTGGTTATCCAATAAAATAGTTCACGATTTCGCGCAATATTCAAAGCTAATTCTCGCTCTTTGATTTGATAGTGCATTTGTATCCAGCGTTCCATCTAATGTGTAAAGATACACCaacaaaaaaggagaaaaggacataaaaacattgattttttttattttcccatcCTGTGTTCGAGGGATGTGAGTTCTATGATTATTACTATAATGAAACATTTAGTTCAGATAAAACTAAGCTATAAAAAACGAATAAAACAGAATGTTTTCGATTATGGCAGATCAATGTCGTACATGCATTATGTATATAAAATGAGCAAAATCTGAATCCCAGCACCGTCCTAAGGAATATATAAATGTTCAGAAAGGCGGTAAAAGGAGTTGTatgtatttttttgt of the Hermetia illucens chromosome 7, iHerIll2.2.curated.20191125, whole genome shotgun sequence genome contains:
- the LOC119661051 gene encoding plasminogen receptor (KT) isoform X2; the encoded protein is MERWIQMHYQIKERELALNIARNRELFYWITNFYIVSLVGFISRYRKTKRLGVLTPLVPLSFITAYYADLAYGNKIHRIRAEADMIMKHEQDLLEWPNGLPTVSTIDQARVEVEMEKKMHPQNP
- the LOC119661051 gene encoding plasminogen receptor (KT) isoform X1: MGGVFSNPVDEITVRKNQEYISEMNRIKMERWIQMHYQIKERELALNIARNRELFYWITNFYIVSLVGFISRYRKTKRLGVLTPLVPLSFITAYYADLAYGNKIHRIRAEADMIMKHEQDLLEWPNGLPTVSTIDQARVEVEMEKKMHPQNP